A genomic segment from Mycoplasma sp. 1018B encodes:
- the rpsC gene encoding 30S ribosomal protein S3 has translation MGQKVNPNGFRYGITKNHNTVWFSEKANYGKLLVQDANIYKFFDKLVRKYQLGLVQIKRNAQNKITVLLHTPFPAKILGEGGKNIESLRLNLHKFLKNKNLDINLQVILLKEPALNARLAAEAIAQKLENRESFRIAQKLIINDALKAGAKGIKTAVSGRLNGVDMARTEGYSRGEMKLHTLRQDVDFARAIAKTTYGAIGVKVWISKGEVNLEGEE, from the coding sequence ATGGGTCAAAAAGTTAATCCAAATGGTTTTAGATATGGTATAACAAAAAATCACAATACTGTTTGATTTAGCGAAAAAGCTAATTATGGAAAATTGTTAGTACAAGATGCTAATATTTATAAGTTTTTTGATAAATTAGTACGTAAATATCAACTTGGTTTAGTACAAATTAAAAGAAATGCTCAAAATAAAATAACCGTTTTATTACACACGCCATTCCCGGCTAAAATTTTAGGTGAAGGCGGAAAAAATATTGAATCATTAAGATTGAATTTACATAAATTTTTAAAGAACAAAAATCTTGATATTAATTTACAAGTAATTTTATTAAAAGAACCAGCTTTAAATGCACGTTTGGCTGCTGAAGCTATTGCTCAAAAATTAGAAAATCGTGAAAGTTTCAGAATAGCACAAAAATTAATAATTAACGATGCTTTAAAAGCAGGTGCTAAAGGCATTAAAACCGCTGTATCAGGTCGTTTAAATGGTGTTGATATGGCTAGAACCGAAGGATATTCTCGTGGAGAAATGAAATTACATACTTTAAGACAAGATGTAGATTTTGCTAGAGCTATAGCAAAAACTACTTATGGCGCAATTGGAGTTAAAGTGTGAATATCAAAAGGTGAAGTTAATTTGGAAGGAGAAGAATAA
- the rplV gene encoding 50S ribosomal protein L22, whose translation MKSQAKALVKTQRISARKARLVADLFRHKDVKVALGILHNTNKKASELFIKLINSAVANATNNHGMDASKLYVKEVLVNEGPTLKRFQPHSQGRAFSILKRTSHLSITLEER comes from the coding sequence ATGAAATCACAAGCAAAAGCACTTGTTAAAACACAACGTATTAGTGCTAGAAAAGCTAGACTTGTAGCAGATTTATTTAGACATAAAGATGTTAAAGTAGCTTTAGGAATATTACATAATACAAACAAAAAAGCTTCAGAATTATTTATTAAACTCATTAATTCAGCTGTAGCAAACGCAACTAACAATCATGGAATGGATGCTTCAAAATTATATGTTAAAGAAGTTTTAGTTAACGAAGGGCCAACACTAAAGAGATTTCAACCTCATTCACAAGGTAGAGCATTTTCAATTTTAAAACGTACAAGTCATTTATCAATTACATTGGAAGAAAGATAA
- the rpsS gene encoding 30S ribosomal protein S19, which yields MARSLKKGPFADEHLLKKVQAIIEGKVKKAPIKTWSRRSTIFPDFVGLTFQVHNGHKFIDVYVTDDMVGHKLGEFAPTRTFSGHGADKGKK from the coding sequence ATGGCTCGTAGTCTTAAAAAAGGTCCTTTTGCTGATGAACATTTATTAAAAAAAGTTCAAGCAATAATTGAAGGCAAAGTTAAAAAAGCTCCAATAAAAACTTGATCAAGAAGATCAACAATTTTTCCAGATTTTGTTGGATTAACTTTTCAAGTTCATAATGGACATAAATTTATTGATGTTTATGTAACAGATGATATGGTTGGCCATAAATTAGGCGAGTTTGCTCCTACAAGAACATTTTCAGGCCATGGCGCTGATAAAGGGAAAAAATAA
- the rplB gene encoding 50S ribosomal protein L2, which translates to MAIKHYKPTTNGRRNMSSLDYAANLSGHDPEKSLMVILKKKSGRNNQGKITVRHKGGRVKRFYRIIDFKRNKDNIPATVKSIEYDPNRSANICLLTYADGEKRYILAPQGIKIGQTVISGVNVDILIGNALPLANIPEGTIVHNIEMQPGAGGQIARSAGTSAQILGKDDDGKYVILRLKSGEMRRILARCRATIGSVGNEEHLLVNLGKAGRNRHLGVRPTVRGSVMNPVDHPHGGGEGKQPVGRKAPLTPWGKKALGVKTRKTKKASNKLIIRRRKDAK; encoded by the coding sequence ATGGCTATTAAACATTATAAGCCAACCACCAACGGTCGTCGTAATATGTCTTCTCTTGACTATGCTGCTAATTTAAGTGGCCATGATCCTGAAAAATCTTTAATGGTAATTTTAAAGAAAAAATCAGGACGTAATAATCAAGGGAAAATCACCGTTAGACATAAAGGTGGTAGAGTAAAAAGATTTTATAGAATTATTGATTTCAAACGTAATAAAGATAATATTCCAGCAACTGTTAAATCAATTGAATATGATCCAAATCGTTCAGCAAATATTTGTTTATTAACATATGCTGATGGAGAAAAAAGATATATATTAGCACCACAAGGTATTAAAATTGGTCAAACTGTTATTTCTGGTGTAAATGTTGATATTTTAATAGGAAATGCGTTACCATTAGCAAATATTCCAGAAGGAACAATTGTTCATAATATTGAAATGCAACCAGGAGCTGGTGGACAAATAGCTCGTTCAGCAGGAACAAGTGCCCAAATTTTAGGTAAAGATGATGACGGCAAATATGTTATCTTACGTTTAAAATCAGGAGAAATGCGTCGTATTTTGGCTCGTTGTCGTGCAACTATTGGTTCTGTAGGTAATGAAGAACATTTACTTGTAAATTTAGGTAAAGCAGGAAGAAATCGTCATTTAGGTGTTAGACCTACTGTAAGAGGTTCAGTAATGAACCCTGTAGATCACCCACACGGTGGTGGAGAAGGTAAGCAACCAGTAGGACGTAAAGCCCCACTTACTCCTTGAGGTAAAAAAGCTTTAGGAGTAAAAACTAGAAAAACTAAAAAAGCTTCAAACAAATTAATAATAAGAAGAAGAAAGGATGCTAAATAA
- the rplW gene encoding 50S ribosomal protein L23 — MELTQVIKKPILTEKTNNLQSQNTYTFEVDYSANKYQIKNAVEHIFQVKVSSVNTIKIDKKYKRVGRFEGYLNRYKKAIVTLKEGYVINYYPNENEAQDKVKAELKETQNQITKKQNADKEAKLAEKIAQKKANTIKNKSQTSNASRKTVNRSRKEA; from the coding sequence ATGGAATTAACACAAGTTATTAAAAAACCTATTCTTACTGAAAAAACAAATAATTTACAAAGTCAAAATACATATACTTTTGAAGTAGATTATTCAGCAAATAAATATCAAATTAAAAATGCTGTTGAACACATTTTTCAAGTTAAAGTTTCTTCAGTTAATACTATTAAAATTGATAAAAAATATAAAAGAGTAGGTCGTTTTGAAGGTTATTTAAACCGTTATAAAAAAGCTATAGTAACTTTAAAAGAAGGATATGTTATAAATTATTATCCTAACGAGAACGAAGCACAAGATAAGGTTAAAGCAGAATTAAAAGAAACTCAAAATCAAATTACTAAAAAACAAAATGCTGATAAAGAAGCAAAACTAGCTGAAAAAATAGCTCAAAAAAAGGCAAATACAATTAAAAACAAATCACAAACAAGTAATGCAAGTAGAAAAACAGTAAATAGAAGTAGAAAAGAAGCATAG
- the rplD gene encoding 50S ribosomal protein L4 encodes MAEKSTLEKYYISEKFDKERNVTFNLKKANVKKHTNFKTFTQAVEEFIKLSEKSKNDTRVWFHRDGAYRGSVGLDKAKVILNRVNEENVENHKAIEYIEKENLVDKSVAKVTKEKIDFNKLSKLNFDTTNLPKEIFALNKIYSQAIFDSILSERASRRQGTHSVKTRAEVRGGGKKPWRQKGTGRARAGSTRSPIWVGGGRAFGPRIEKNYDLKVNKKVKKLAFLSALTLLANNKSVVIDDFVINSIKTKDAVNKLNSLGIANLKHILVVSNDENVLLALSNLKNVLVVKPSSVLVEDLIWADVLVLSNEGLELFKQKGVK; translated from the coding sequence ATGGCTGAAAAATCAACTTTAGAAAAATACTATATTTCAGAAAAATTTGATAAAGAACGTAATGTAACTTTCAATTTAAAAAAAGCTAATGTAAAAAAACACACTAACTTTAAAACTTTTACTCAAGCAGTAGAAGAATTTATAAAATTAAGTGAAAAATCTAAAAATGATACTAGAGTATGATTCCATAGAGACGGAGCATATAGAGGATCAGTTGGTTTAGACAAGGCAAAAGTAATACTAAATAGAGTAAATGAAGAAAATGTAGAAAATCATAAAGCAATTGAATATATAGAAAAAGAAAATTTAGTAGATAAATCAGTTGCTAAAGTAACAAAAGAAAAAATAGATTTTAATAAATTATCTAAATTAAACTTTGATACTACAAATCTTCCAAAAGAAATTTTTGCATTAAATAAAATTTATTCACAAGCCATTTTTGATTCAATTTTATCTGAAAGAGCATCGAGAAGACAAGGAACACATTCTGTTAAAACTCGTGCCGAAGTAAGAGGTGGTGGCAAGAAACCTTGAAGACAAAAAGGAACAGGTCGTGCTCGTGCCGGTTCGACTAGATCACCGATATGAGTAGGTGGTGGTAGAGCTTTTGGACCTAGAATTGAAAAAAATTATGATTTAAAAGTTAATAAAAAAGTTAAAAAATTAGCCTTTTTATCAGCTTTAACATTACTTGCAAATAATAAATCAGTTGTAATTGATGATTTTGTTATAAACAGTATTAAAACTAAAGATGCTGTTAATAAATTAAATTCATTAGGTATTGCTAATTTAAAACATATTTTAGTTGTTTCTAATGATGAAAATGTATTATTAGCATTATCAAATTTAAAAAATGTTTTAGTAGTAAAACCTTCATCAGTATTAGTGGAAGATTTAATTTGAGCTGATGTTTTAGTGCTTTCAAACGAAGGATTAGAGTTGTTTAAACAAAAAGGAGTTAAATAA
- the rpsJ gene encoding 30S ribosomal protein S10: MSKLNIKVKSFEHTLVDFAAKKIIEIAKKENIKISGPVALPTKREVVTILRSVHVNKKSREQFESRTYQRLIVLHNASDKVVDQIKRFELPAGVLIKISQN; the protein is encoded by the coding sequence GTGAGTAAATTAAATATTAAAGTAAAATCATTTGAACATACTTTAGTTGATTTTGCTGCTAAAAAAATTATTGAAATTGCTAAAAAAGAAAATATAAAAATTAGCGGCCCAGTAGCTTTACCAACTAAAAGAGAAGTTGTGACTATTTTAAGATCAGTACACGTAAATAAAAAATCACGTGAACAATTTGAATCAAGAACTTATCAACGTTTAATTGTTTTACATAATGCTAGTGATAAAGTAGTTGATCAAATTAAAAGATTTGAATTACCTGCTGGTGTTTTAATTAAAATATCACAAAATTAA
- the recA gene encoding recombinase RecA: MNEINTENKKNIIKQENIVETLKEITKKFGDESIRILGENNLNEHIEIFSSGSYLLNQALGIGGYPKGRIIEIFGPESSGKTTLCLHAIAEIQKKGGIAAYIDAEHSMDPIYAKNLGVNLDELIISQPDNGEQALEIVDILTKSGSIDLIIVDSVAALVPETELQGDMHESSIGLQARLMSKALRKITASLNKNKTTVIFVNQIREKIGVYFGNPETTTGGRALKFYSSIRLEVRKSTSIVEGKDITGNEIKIKVVKNKLAPPYKSFITEIIFGKGIDRISELIELALDCDIFVQKGAWYSFEGKNIAQGKKNLKDLLIKNKDFFNEIEKMILEKIQK, from the coding sequence ATGAATGAAATAAATACAGAAAATAAAAAAAATATAATAAAACAAGAAAATATTGTTGAAACATTAAAAGAAATTACTAAAAAATTTGGTGATGAATCGATAAGAATTTTAGGCGAAAATAATTTAAATGAGCATATAGAAATTTTTTCCTCTGGATCTTATTTATTAAATCAAGCTTTAGGTATTGGAGGATATCCAAAGGGAAGAATAATTGAAATATTTGGTCCTGAAAGTAGTGGTAAAACTACTCTTTGTTTGCACGCAATAGCGGAAATTCAAAAAAAAGGTGGAATAGCAGCTTATATTGATGCTGAACATTCTATGGATCCTATTTATGCGAAAAATTTGGGAGTTAATTTAGACGAATTAATTATAAGTCAACCTGATAATGGAGAACAAGCCTTGGAAATTGTCGATATTTTAACTAAATCAGGTTCAATTGATTTAATTATTGTTGATAGTGTTGCGGCCTTAGTTCCAGAAACAGAATTACAAGGAGATATGCATGAATCTTCTATTGGTTTGCAAGCTAGATTAATGTCCAAAGCATTAAGAAAAATTACAGCTTCATTAAATAAAAATAAAACTACAGTTATATTTGTAAATCAAATAAGAGAAAAAATTGGTGTATATTTTGGTAATCCTGAAACCACCACTGGTGGTAGAGCTTTAAAATTTTATTCATCAATAAGATTAGAAGTAAGGAAAAGCACTTCAATTGTTGAGGGTAAAGATATTACTGGTAATGAAATAAAAATTAAAGTAGTGAAAAATAAATTGGCTCCTCCATACAAAAGTTTTATAACTGAAATTATTTTTGGCAAAGGAATAGATAGAATATCAGAATTAATTGAATTAGCTTTAGATTGCGATATTTTTGTTCAAAAAGGTGCATGATATTCATTTGAAGGAAAAAATATTGCTCAAGGTAAAAAAAATTTAAAAGATTTATTAATTAAAAATAAAGATTTTTTTAATGAAATTGAAAAAATGATTTTAGAAAAAATACAAAAATAA
- a CDS encoding MAG0490 family ComEA-like DNA-binding protein produces the protein MGLLVSFFSLLVSYFTYTQNDTKLVNKIEQSSVTNKIKIKIIGAVEKEYSLFVNKGISLKEIIKQIKLKNNADLIQINENIKYFSDTLIKIPFKRENYTHSKLNLNQIKSIDYLTKIGLNKKIAKNIYEKIEKNEIKEWNDLLQIKGLGKKTLEKIKQNFVV, from the coding sequence ATGGGGTTATTAGTATCATTTTTTAGTTTATTAGTAAGTTATTTTACATATACACAAAATGATACAAAATTAGTAAATAAAATAGAGCAATCTAGTGTTACTAATAAAATTAAAATAAAAATTATTGGAGCAGTAGAAAAAGAATATTCTTTATTTGTTAACAAAGGAATTTCTTTAAAGGAAATAATTAAGCAAATTAAATTAAAAAATAATGCTGATTTAATTCAAATTAATGAAAATATAAAATATTTTTCTGATACCTTAATTAAAATACCTTTTAAAAGAGAAAATTATACACATTCAAAATTAAATTTAAATCAAATTAAATCAATCGATTATTTAACTAAAATTGGTCTAAATAAAAAAATAGCTAAAAATATTTATGAAAAAATTGAAAAAAACGAAATTAAAGAATGAAATGATTTATTACAAATAAAAGGTTTAGGAAAGAAAACGCTAGAAAAAATAAAACAGAATTTTGTCGTTTAA
- a CDS encoding MAG0480 family ComEC-like protein: MNLILYKKSIFLCVISQIFILIVIILFINQNNFLEEGNYNIISTIKINKDKYFLINYNNFNILVFKNEHIQREQLSVFSLIEIEGKIEIFNNSNFFNWTKEQNILYILKNPVLKNVIRSEYNLFDNFVNKFNSNLPYFNKYWSYFLYGIKSNNNNLNENITNLGLNHLFVVSGFHLDILFLIISLFKTKNKIINIIITCVFYFLILNYIILLNNPISALRVFIFKILIDKKIFFSKNII, translated from the coding sequence TTGAATTTAATTTTATATAAAAAATCAATCTTTTTATGTGTGATTTCACAAATTTTTATTTTAATAGTAATAATATTGTTTATTAATCAAAATAATTTTTTAGAAGAAGGAAATTATAATATCATCTCTACCATTAAAATAAACAAAGATAAATATTTTTTGATTAATTACAATAACTTTAATATTTTAGTTTTTAAAAATGAACACATTCAAAGAGAACAACTTAGTGTTTTTTCTTTGATTGAAATAGAAGGCAAAATTGAAATTTTTAATAATTCCAATTTTTTTAATTGAACTAAAGAACAAAATATTCTTTATATTTTAAAAAATCCAGTTTTAAAAAATGTTATTAGAAGTGAATATAACTTATTTGACAATTTTGTGAATAAATTCAATTCTAATTTACCTTATTTTAATAAATATTGAAGTTATTTTCTTTATGGGATAAAAAGTAATAATAACAATTTAAATGAAAACATTACTAATTTGGGTTTAAATCATTTATTTGTTGTATCTGGTTTTCACTTAGATATCTTGTTTTTAATTATTTCATTATTTAAAACCAAAAATAAAATTATAAATATAATAATTACTTGTGTGTTTTATTTTTTAATTTTAAATTACATTATTTTATTAAATAATCCTATTTCAGCTTTAAGAGTTTTTATATTTAAAATACTTATTGATAAAAAAATATTTTTTTCAAAAAATATTATATAA
- the rplJ gene encoding 50S ribosomal protein L10: MHLAKESAFKLAKKEIVKEITTNLNNAKSLVVAEYRGLSVSELTKLRVLAKKSGVEIKVYKNRLFKLAASGANFEELNDHLVGPNIFAFSNSDDLAAFKLFAAFSKEHKLLVPKAGIFENKVIDAAGVSYVSSLPNYEEALTILARSLITPLQQVSLSLKLISEQKEQ; the protein is encoded by the coding sequence ATGCATTTAGCAAAAGAATCTGCTTTCAAATTAGCTAAAAAAGAAATTGTTAAAGAAATAACAACTAATTTAAATAACGCTAAATCTTTAGTAGTTGCCGAATATCGTGGATTAAGCGTAAGTGAATTAACAAAGTTGCGTGTTTTAGCTAAAAAAAGTGGCGTTGAGATCAAAGTTTATAAAAATCGTTTATTCAAATTGGCTGCTTCTGGAGCAAATTTTGAAGAATTAAATGATCATTTAGTTGGACCAAATATATTTGCTTTCAGCAATAGTGATGATTTAGCTGCTTTCAAATTATTTGCTGCTTTTAGTAAAGAACATAAACTATTAGTTCCTAAAGCTGGTATATTTGAAAATAAAGTTATTGACGCAGCAGGCGTTTCATATGTATCTTCATTACCAAATTATGAAGAAGCACTTACAATACTTGCTCGCTCACTTATCACACCATTACAACAAGTTTCATTATCACTTAAATTAATCAGTGAACAAAAAGAACAATAA
- the rplL gene encoding 50S ribosomal protein L7/L12, with protein sequence MAKLEKQTFIEALKEMSIKEVMELVEAMKEEFGIDPSAVAVTAAPAAAEAEEKSSVSVVIVADNGKKLPIVKAVKELLNIPLMDASKLVSALPAVVKENIAPAEAENIKAKLVEAGASVDIK encoded by the coding sequence ATGGCTAAATTAGAAAAACAAACATTTATTGAAGCTTTAAAAGAAATGTCAATTAAAGAAGTTATGGAATTAGTTGAAGCAATGAAAGAAGAATTTGGTATCGATCCTTCTGCAGTTGCTGTGACAGCCGCTCCTGCAGCAGCAGAAGCTGAAGAAAAATCATCAGTATCTGTTGTTATTGTTGCGGACAATGGTAAAAAATTACCAATTGTTAAAGCTGTTAAAGAATTATTAAATATTCCATTAATGGATGCAAGTAAATTAGTTTCAGCTTTACCAGCAGTTGTTAAAGAAAACATTGCTCCAGCTGAAGCTGAAAATATTAAAGCTAAATTAGTTGAAGCTGGTGCTTCAGTAGATATTAAATAA
- a CDS encoding MHJ_0274 family protein, with protein METNPSTTQNIGNILSGAGTWIILGVVVVIIIIFLIYSSIKNKMKKNKMKKDKIEFENRASYFKKIYLAKLKVLIDKNNQLIQEFEPSIGEYKMGQIVDVAHKFLNTFASDKNFKEYIVNADSQNDLLSLYIQLRDTRSNLWNKKIENVLQRINQLIETNFIDNTSNEYQEALTEINLFYTMELQKNE; from the coding sequence ATGGAAACTAATCCTTCTACCACACAAAATATTGGCAATATTCTCAGCGGAGCAGGCACTTGAATTATTTTAGGTGTAGTTGTTGTCATTATCATCATATTTCTTATTTATTCTTCAATTAAAAACAAAATGAAAAAGAATAAAATGAAAAAAGATAAAATCGAATTTGAAAATAGAGCATCATATTTTAAAAAAATATACTTAGCTAAATTAAAAGTATTAATTGATAAAAATAATCAATTAATACAAGAATTTGAACCTTCAATTGGTGAATATAAAATGGGTCAAATAGTTGATGTAGCACATAAATTTTTAAATACATTTGCTTCAGATAAAAATTTTAAAGAATATATTGTTAATGCAGATAGTCAAAATGATTTACTAAGTTTATATATTCAATTAAGAGATACAAGAAGTAATTTATGAAATAAAAAAATTGAAAATGTTTTGCAAAGAATAAATCAATTAATTGAAACAAATTTTATTGATAATACATCAAATGAATATCAAGAAGCATTGACAGAAATTAATTTATTTTATACTATGGAGCTTCAAAAAAATGAATAA
- the pgsA gene encoding CDP-diacylglycerol--glycerol-3-phosphate 3-phosphatidyltransferase: protein MNKNHDKKIYYNLPNILTLIRLLLAIPLFIILVMTFFLQIYQSKILTTVFTILFMVIYLIAMTTDYFDGKYARKYHLVSNFGKLWDPVADKIITTLAFIYGIVMKEWIIAFIFSLFLIRDSFVAALRVEMSKNKIDVAAIKTAKWKTFLITIGIIIILIFIIFSTWFNVLDQIWIKFIINIPLICAAILAWISALQYYKKAQPYIKFANKK from the coding sequence ATGAATAAAAATCACGATAAAAAAATATATTATAATCTTCCTAATATTTTAACTTTAATAAGATTATTATTAGCAATTCCTTTATTTATTATTTTAGTTATGACTTTTTTTCTTCAAATTTATCAATCTAAAATTTTAACTACTGTTTTTACTATTTTATTCATGGTTATTTATTTAATTGCAATGACTACAGATTATTTTGATGGTAAATATGCTCGTAAATATCATTTAGTTTCTAATTTTGGTAAATTATGAGATCCCGTTGCTGATAAAATCATCACTACTTTGGCTTTTATTTATGGCATTGTAATGAAAGAATGAATTATTGCATTTATTTTTTCTTTATTTTTAATAAGAGATTCTTTTGTGGCGGCCTTAAGAGTAGAAATGAGTAAAAATAAAATTGATGTTGCAGCCATTAAAACAGCCAAATGAAAAACTTTTTTAATTACTATTGGTATTATTATTATTTTAATATTTATTATTTTTAGTACTTGATTTAATGTTTTAGACCAAATTTGAATTAAATTTATTATTAATATTCCTTTAATTTGTGCTGCCATTCTTGCTTGAATTAGTGCATTACAATATTACAAAAAAGCACAACCTTATATTAAATTTGCAAATAAAAAATAG
- the gap gene encoding type I glyceraldehyde-3-phosphate dehydrogenase produces the protein MMKKIAINGFGRIGRLFFRQLIDQKNHDLEVVAINDLTDPSMLAHLLKYDTSFRQFNGNIEVKEKSVVVNGKEIAIYSEKDPENLPWKELGIDIVVECTGFFTKKELANKHIIAGAKKVLISAPAGSDVKTVVYNVNHEELTRDDLIVSAASCTTNCLAPVVKVLSDNYGILNGYMTTVHSYTADQMLQDGPHRKGDKRRARAAAANIVPSTTGAAKAIGLVVPEAKGVLDGAALRVPTITGSFVDLTVELKTQPTVEELNKKFAESANESFEYNTDEIVSSDVIGSHYGSIFDATLTKIQEANGKKLYKLFAWYDNESSYVAQLVRTANYLANL, from the coding sequence ATTATGAAAAAAATTGCAATAAATGGTTTTGGAAGAATAGGACGTTTATTCTTTCGTCAATTAATTGACCAAAAAAATCATGATTTAGAAGTAGTAGCTATTAATGATTTAACTGATCCATCTATGTTAGCTCATTTATTAAAATATGATACTTCATTTAGACAATTTAATGGAAATATTGAAGTAAAAGAAAAATCAGTTGTAGTAAACGGAAAAGAAATAGCCATATATAGTGAAAAAGATCCAGAAAATTTACCTTGAAAAGAATTAGGAATTGATATAGTAGTCGAATGTACTGGTTTTTTTACTAAAAAAGAATTAGCTAATAAACACATTATAGCAGGAGCAAAAAAAGTATTAATTTCTGCACCTGCAGGCTCAGATGTAAAAACAGTAGTTTATAATGTTAATCATGAAGAACTTACTCGAGATGATTTAATTGTTTCTGCTGCTTCATGTACAACTAATTGTTTGGCTCCAGTTGTAAAAGTTTTAAGTGATAATTATGGTATATTAAATGGTTACATGACAACTGTTCACTCTTATACTGCAGATCAAATGTTACAAGATGGACCACATCGTAAAGGTGACAAAAGAAGAGCAAGAGCTGCCGCAGCTAATATTGTTCCTTCTACTACTGGTGCTGCCAAAGCAATTGGTTTAGTAGTTCCAGAAGCAAAAGGTGTTTTAGATGGTGCTGCATTAAGAGTTCCAACAATAACTGGTTCATTTGTTGATTTAACTGTTGAATTAAAAACACAACCTACAGTTGAAGAATTAAATAAAAAATTCGCAGAATCTGCTAATGAATCTTTTGAATATAATACAGACGAAATAGTTTCTTCTGATGTTATTGGTTCACACTATGGTTCAATATTTGATGCTACATTAACTAAAATACAAGAAGCTAATGGCAAAAAATTATATAAATTATTTGCTTGATATGACAATGAATCTTCATATGTTGCACAATTAGTTAGAACAGCTAATTATTTGGCTAATTTATAA